aaaacaccCAGAGGCCCAGCCCAAACGTGAGAAAGTCTTCAGTCTCcacacggagagagaaagtggaactGAGACAGCAGTCGATTCCAAGAACCTCGACACCGCGGAAGAAGGTGAGCAAACAGAAAGCTTAGTCAGAAGGAAAGAGCTGCGATGCCCGCTGTTGACGCATGCATACGACGACACAACTACCAAGCTTCTTCGATCTGCCGGTCCTCCACACCGCGGGGGTCCGAACATAAGAACGGCTATgacgcaagaagaaaaatgACAAGAAACCCGGCGGAACTgcacaagaaggagaggcacaAAACGGAGACGTGAGAGCCGAAGGTGGAGATGAAccaggaggagaaaacgaaaaagagagaagaacaaggagagagaggaggaggcgatGTGACAAGCGAGGGAACGGATTGCGAAGGCCTGCAcaacgagagaaactgaaggaGTGAAGGACGACAAAAAAAGGAAATGCCTCACTTTGAGGAGATCTTTCATTGGAATGAAGCGCCTCTGGCCTTCGCGCAGTGTCGCGAGTTCAGACGCCAGCGCGTCCGTCACCTCGTCAGCGGCGCCGCGTctagagaaaaaaaagagaagagagaaaaacggaaaatgCAACATGCTTGGCAAGAGTAGGAAGGAACGAAACGGCAAACAAAATACACAAAAGCGTCCCTGACGAAGGGAGGACAGTCGGTGGGCGGCAAGCGAGAAGGTCACAGgacgcacacacagagactgAGGAACGACGAGAAGTTGACATACGACGAGtctgaacagagagaacgccATGGCAAAACGCAAGCGACAAAACGACCGCGAAAAAcaccgtctctctctcttgctctctcactctgaggctgcatgcatcggcGCAGGCATGCCTcagcagcgaactgcgagaGGTACGTCAGGCTTTGTCATCaccctctctcgcgctctcgcgCATGCTGAGAAAGAGCTGCGCCTCTAGAAAGAACGAATTCAGACAACCGTGCCACCGCCACAGACACTACACAGACCTAAATCgcaatatacatatatatatatatatatgtatatatatatatatatgcgtatgtatacatgtatgtatatgtatatagatatatatgtatatgtctatatatatatatatatatatatgtatatatatatatatatgtatatatatatatatatgtatatatatatatgcatatacatatgtatatttatgtatgcatatcaagaacgaaaatgtatatatatatatatatatatatacgagTGCTTGAACACACAAGTATTTGGACATAAATACGCATATAGGTGTGAACAAAGAACGAGTCGGTATATAGAAACATGACGAGAAtatacagatgcatgcgtgcatgcgtagGCTGATGAACGCGTTTGGACGGCAGGAAGcgcacacacatgcagagtCGCGCGAGAGAGTTGACATGCAACGGAAgggagtggagaggaaagaattTGAGGTGAAGTCCGCGTCCTTCGTGCCTCACTCTGTACTCATTTCCGGTTTCCGCGAGTCGTCTTCAGGAAGGAACTGCAGCGCAGAtggaaagcagcagaaagccaatgaaggaaacagacgTCTCTTCAGCTCCAACAGTCGACGCCCCTCGCGTTCGACGCTCGGTCAAACACAGCGGTCGCGCTGGGAGCTGTCGAGCTGCGTTTTCGACGGTCCTTTCCAGAACGATCGGGGACGCCTGGGAgccgcgaagaggagaagaaagcgtcTCTCAGTGCACCGCCTCGCGTTCGCTGgacgttttctctgtctggaGGCGGTTTACCTTTGCAAGGAATCTTGAGAACAAGTTGCTTCGTTGAGTCAGATCTTATCTACACTTTCAGGTTTCCTTGAAAGTTCAAAGACGTCTTGCGGGCGTCACTGGAGAGGTCTGTGAAGAAGGCCGCGGGTGCCGGCGAGCTCTGCAAATTGTGCGCTCCTACCTGACgtatcttctctctcccccctcgTCTTTTCCTCCCTTTAGGTTTGCCcccgttcgcttcttcgaccGCCTCGCTCGCGCGCCTCTGTGCGCTCGTCTCCGTTGATTTCTCGTTCACCTGTTGCGTCAGGAGAAAGCTGCAACTTTCGATTTACCTGATTCATTAAATTCATGAATTCTCGAATTGCATGCCTGTCACCCGTGTTGGTTGTCAGGAAGACGCCTTTGCATCCTTGTCGCTGTTCGACGTTCAACCGACGCCGCTGAAGCAAAataagaagaaacgcaggcCAGTTGCGTAGGCAAGCTGACGAAAGAGTCGCTTCTCATGAAAAAGAGATTctgttcctcgccttcttcctcgacggAAGACAGGAGCGGGCAGGTGCATGCCCATGCTATTCGTTGCGAGGAGAGTCGGAGGCTTTTTTTGAGGAGAGACTGAGGCTTTTTGTGAGGCGAGACTGAGGCGTTTTGTGAGGAGAGTCGGAGGCTTTTTCTGAGGAGACACTCAGGCGTGGACGCGAGCTTCCAAACCCCCGGGTGTACGGTTTCAGAAAAATCAACAAGAATCATTTCTAAAAGCATGCACCTGAAACATTAACAGTaaaagacaagaagcgaGTGTCAGTAGGTGCTCAAGACGTACGACCTGTAGACTTATTTGCTAACGAATTAACTGCGGCGAAATACAGGTACGCTGCATTTTCGGGGAAGCGAACTTCAGAACTTGAAAGGccgcttgtctccttcgactCTGTGGAGACATCTGGAACTcggcagaaagaagacgaaaggagatGAGGAAACATTCGAGgcagggaagagaaggaaagaaagagaccaGTGCTGGAAGTACAGAAAGGGAggcggagagggaaggagagaggtgaaagacagagaaaggaagtaAGAGCAGATAAAGACGAGATCCGTACACGAAGagtgagagaaaaggaaacccatgcagagaagaaaggagagagagaccgacaAGACCctgaaaagaggaagagagaactgcgGCAAACCGAGAACAGGAAAAGAGCGacaggacacagagagaagaagatgtgCGAACAGGCGGAACAAGGACcagccgcagagagaacgaggcaagaggaacggaggcaggtagaagacgagaagactgcaacggagagaaagaggaaaaggaacgcAAGATGAATCAAGATGATTCGAGATGAATCGAGATGAAAGAGGTCGATTCCCTGGGTCTGCATCGCGTTCTTTGCGGGTGCATGTGCAGTTGATGAAGTTCTCACCTTCtcggagaaggaggcgccgtcgcctctggCGTCGCCTCTGGCACCCGATCGCTTCATTGAATCGGCAGAAAGAAAATCTCCTGGAAAaaggctgaagaagaagaggcgcgcaGCGCAGGGGTATACGGTTTaggcgaggaaaaaggcAACGCCTGGAGAGGCAAcgccgaggagagaagacgcaggagacgaTGAGAGGAAGGCCGGCGCCAGTGtagcgagaggagaacgacCGAGAGGGGCGTCCTTCGAGAACAGAAGgtagaagagacgaaggctcGATCCAGGGAAGCCAGAGGCGCGCTAAACGACGCGAGAAATCTGAAGaaaggctgcatgcaccgggACACAGATGCGCGCGGTAccggagaggcgcgaagagcagaggaacggcgaagacgtcgaaggaagccgacagcgaagaagagaaaaccgcTAGAGCGTTGGCTGCGTCAGGGAAAACGCGAATCTTCGACTGAAGAACTTCCGCCGCTAAAAtaaaaaaaacgcatgcagccccgACATCGCGGCCGCAGCTGACGCGGGGGGACTCCATCGTCGGACGCGCGCAGTGCGAAGGGAGTCACCTGGGGAGGTCGAAATTCCAAGAGAAAAAGTCCAACTCTGTAATTCGAACTTGGTAGACGGCCTTCTTTGCGTCTCGGCTTGAAAAAAAGTCTGAGACTCCTCAaggttcttccttcttcttctccatctgtcttcttccgagacagagacacgatCAGTATGTCTCCTCCGCGTCCTCCAATGGCCTCACAGAGGGAGCTATCCAGTATAGGCGTCGCCGCCTTTgtcctgtctttcttcggAGTCGGACGCAATGCGAActcgctttcctttctttgccTGCGATTCTTCATCGGTTTGGCCTTGCTTTTCAAGCTCACTTCGCAGAAAAGGAACTCTTCTCGCAAGCAGGAGGCGTAACCGCTTTTTCCGCGAGTGACCCCTGCAAGACAGGCCAGGAATTCTTTCATGTCaactttgcatgcgcgcggaCTCGAGAAGGGAGGCGCTTTGAGTTTACGCAGTGGTTTCCTAGCAGAGCCTTCCTTTTGCATTCAGAGAAGTCGAGCCTGTCTGCTTGTTTTGTGGATTTTCCATCTCCTTCCCCGACGCAGCTGTCGTCCAGACGCGTCTGTACACATCGCTGTTCGCAGGACCGGCagaaagacgcgagaagctCCGATGCTCGCTTGTAAATCAAGACAGGCACTCGAGAAATGCGTCGTAGAcgatctgtctctctatctctcctcttcttgtctgtttctctttgtctccccttcatcctcttctttccccttcttcccctgGCTGCCTGTTGCctggcttctcttcttctttttctttccttcctctcccgtgcttcttcttcttcttttcgtctcgtctctttcgtgTCTAGGTTCCCCTTCAAACTCCAAGCGTAGCGGCTTTGTCCCCAGtccctcgtctttcctcttctcccttcttcacaCTGCTTCGTTTATCGCAGATGCCCTTCCGGCTGACGTCGGAAAaggctctctctgccgcgctttctcttccgtctgaTCTGCACCATGCGGCCCCCCGGCGCCTGCCatcgctttctccttcttttcgcctctctgaatttcttgcttttcttcgcctccgatcttcttctctctccctccggCTCGCCTGCCTTTGTCTCTTGCGCCCGGGTGGCGTCCTGGCGAAAGATCTTCGGAAACACTGCTTtcagtttctcctcttcctctccattcCACCCAGTCGACCAGTCTTCTCCAAGTTCTTCGTTCACTCTCCTTTCGGCGAGCTCCTCgacttcgccttcctcgacttggcggtcttctcgtcttctgtctctccattctcttccttcctcgcggAGCCGTCGTCATggctcgtcgtctccttcatctccttctctctcgtcgtttccttcttctgcagccgATGCTGTGTCCTTGgccttttcgtctgcgtctttcgcACTTGATGCTCCTTCTTCAAatggttcttcttcttcagtttcttctgggctcccctccttctccagATGTTTTGCTGGCTTGGTGAGGCGGCCTCGTCCGCTGTCTGGTGTGCAGGCATTTTCTCCGGTCTGCTTGCCCTGGTTCGtccctccgttcttctccgcatttttgtcttctgttgtctctcgcgtcgcttctctcccgcgtcgtCCTTCACCGGAGTTTGCTTCTCCggtcctctctcgctctccctcagTTTCatcggccttcttctccgtatcgccgccgtctcctcctctgtcttccccgTCCTCGCGTTCGTCCTCCACTCACAAGGCGGAGAAGCGTTTCGCGCGGCTGCGCAGCACCCGCCGTCTTCTCGCAGATCCTGAAGATGAGGATGGAagcgaaagcgacgaagcaagtgccggagaagaggagaacgagttCTCAAAGTAAGCGAGCGTAGTTCACTTCcacctttctctccagaagTCAGCgcgcggcgagagaaagtTGTGGAAAGGAGCAGCGAGGAATCCGCGACCGGAGGCGCGAGGGAAGtaggcgaagaaagagagaacgcgaaggcgacaggagaggaggcaACATGACGGCAGATGCGgtgaaagagcgagaacaggagcacagaagagagggtGAAACACAAGCGGACAGACCGCTGGAGCACGACGGAGGCCGCGTAtatgtggagagagagacagaaggagaggaggagaagccaAGGGATCAAGACTGAGTGGAAGGCACAAGGGAAAAGCTGAACGTTgaggagacaaacgaaacagaaaTCCGACAGCGCAGGAGTGCCTCACCGAcatgaaaggaaaaagggAGGTCAACAACAACTCACAGATGTGAACGTTCCGGCGCTGTCTTGAGTTCTTCGTCTGGTCCCGCAGAGCTCCCGCCTCCCTTAcgcttctctttgcttctctttgctctcgtTCCGGGTGCACTCGAGgaagtttctctcctcagctctctctcttttccctcaCTCTTACGTCTCCCGGCGTCGCGTCTCCGGATTGGATTCGGTCTCCTGTCCTTCCGCATCGACTCTCcacctttcctgtctccgttgttctctctgctcctgtgacgcctctctcgcctgtctcgtctcgctcgcctttctcgtctcgaTCGGCTTGCcgttgtctgtctgtctttccttccccgCACTCTGCGCGTTTTTCCCTGCATTTTCTGTCCATCGGCATGTCGCCAatgtttcgttttttgttcgcaggtctccatttcttccgGTTGTCGGTCTCGAGGCGCATGTCCAATTGCTCACCGCCACGAAACTCTTCTGCGCCTGTCCTTCGCAACTTGCCCTCACTTCGGCAGCGGCCAGCGCTGCTCCCGACGTCTACGCCCGCGTTCGCTCTTTTATCGCCGCATCtggtctctcgttctctgctggCGTAGacccctctccttctccaccttcctcttcttcctcttcttcttcctctacttcctcctcttcttcctcttcttcttcctcttcttcatctgcacAGTCGAGgactgcttcctcttccctgtcttcctctctcgctggttcgtcgccttcttcctccgcgtcACTGCACGCGTCCTCCGCCACTCCACTGGCTTCTCCCTCCCCCCGTTCTTGCTCTGCGTCATCGAACGCTTCCTGTTCCAgttcgtcctcctctcccgcgACTTTGcgtgcttcttctgtgtctgagGAAGTTCCTGCAGTTTTCGCGTCCCCGCATTCGTCGGGTGTCGCCGCGCCTGTGACGCTCCGTCTCCGACCCAACACAGCGGTCTGCCCTGTCTGTCTGGGCGAGCCTGGGAGTCTCCCTTCGCCGAGTCGCGCTGCAGTGGAGGCCGCGCTGAAAgctgctctgcttcttcactgCACAGACATCCGTtagtctctctttcctcgtttctgaAGTCGCAGGGTCGATGGCCATTCTGAACGAAATGCAGTCTTCTGACCGTGTGTGAGAGGATGCGCCAGCGCGAGACGCCAACACACTGGCActccgcgcgtctcctgcgaAAGCACTGAGACGGTGTCTGAAGCGCGCGCGTTTAGGAAGTCTTTCTTCTACAAACGAAAACTCATTTGAAGATGCGGACATACCTCGTTTCAACAACGCGCTCGGTGTCTGAACTCGAACACCATAACTCCTTGAACGCAGGCAAGAGGACAGAGGTCCCGGTAGGTGGGGTACACCATCTCATCACAGCGTCCAGGTGCCTCTCGTTTCCTAGACATCGCTCGACATCTGTGgtttgtctttctccacAAACGCCTGAGCGACAAGGACTTTGGCTTGGGGACCCTCCATGCGTTGGCTTGCAGCGAACGTCCTCGAATTCGATCGAAAGGCTTATATATACCCCGACTTGGGGAAAAACTACCAAATCAGTCAGCTTCGAAAGTAGGTCGGCGACACGGTCGGTCGGTGCTCGCTCTTTTCGGAGCCGTATGgcggccttcgtctcctcagcAAAGCCTGTGGAAGACGGTCatgtctcgttctcttgaCTGGAGGTCCACTCACGATCCTAGTGGGGACGCCTCACGGTTTCGTCGTACTTGACGCGTCGCGGTCTGGTTCTCTGCATCTAGGTTTCCATGAATTGTGCAGACGACGGAGCTTTTTCGGatggtttttctcctctctctgaacTCCTCTCTCATGGACCCTCGCCTGCTCTGACTCTCCCTACGTGCTTGCTTCGTATCGAGAAActgtcgcgttcttctcttcttctctcggacttgtttctctgcacaTTGTTCCTCTCAGTCGTTTCGGCCTCTtatctctgtctttttcggctcgtcctctctctgctcgtgACCTCCGTCCTCTGgcattttctcttcttcgcgttcgcctcctcacgtttcctctgctctgCGTTCCGTCTGGAGCGCGCGCGTCCGGAGAGTTTTCCCCCTTCCtccgcttttctgtctttggTCTCCCCTCAGGCCTATAGGCCGCAACGGCTACCTGACGCTTCCAAGCTCGGGGAAGCGCATTCGGATTCGCGGCGTCCACCTC
This Toxoplasma gondii ME49 chromosome VIII, whole genome shotgun sequence DNA region includes the following protein-coding sequences:
- a CDS encoding PET112 family, C terminal region domain-containing protein (encoded by transcript TGME49_233838~Signal peptide predicted by SignalP 2.0 HMM (probability 0.733) with cleavage site probability 0.260 at residue 40~Predicted trans-membrane domain (TMHMM2.0):6-29), translated to MRPPGACHRFLLLFASLNFLLFFASDLLLSPSGSPAFVSCARVASWRKIFGNTAFSFSSSSPFHPVDQSSPSSSFTLLSASSSTSPSSTWRSSRLLSLHSLPSSRSRRHGSSSPSSPSLSSFPSSAADAVSLAFSSASFALDAPSSNGSSSSVSSGLPSFSRCFAGLVRRPRPLSGVQAFSPVCLPWFVPPFFSAFLSSVVSRVASLPRRPSPEFASPVLSRSPSVSSAFFSVSPPSPPLSSPSSRSSSTHKAEKRFARLRSTRRLLADPEDEDGSESDEASAGEEENEFSKSPFLPVVGLEAHVQLLTATKLFCACPSQLALTSAAASAAPDVYARVRSFIAASGLSFSAGVDPSPSPPSSSSSSSSSTSSSSSSSSSSSSSAQSRTASSSLSSSLAGSSPSSSASLHASSATPLASPSPRSCSASSNASCSSSSSSPATLRASSVSEEVPAVFASPHSSGVAAPVTLRLRPNTAVCPVCLGEPGSLPSPSRAAVEAALKAALLLHCTDIPNVLEFDRKAYIYPDLGKNYQISQLRKPIGRNGYLTLPSSGKRIRIRGVHLEEDTGKLVQVPVTGDALEELTGCRGSILSPEERTEDGEAGSDGHDARPGGGGDERQTEARQERKEMVDTVTLLEMNRAGLPLVEIVTEPDVGSADEAVEFLRELRLLFRSAGIATCVMADGAMRCDVNVSLRERTTRMDFPRTEVKNVGSLRGVRKAVEFELLRQKSILHAKRPSPKETHGPHVAEKSGDKETGFSASSRQRQTNELEFDGVLEAQTRMWDDRRQQTLKMRSKFASQEYFPVRENLIPPVAISKEDIERLRQSLPESPSARQERYVTAMNLCPNAARVLVRDSELFPFFEAAVAAGASPVAAAAWLLNEVAGCRKRLSCSGEKDEGETKERLRDDEGEAASASAVGRERNEGRDKGAELETRLLAVSSLSSEATDAPERPRETAETSGKPRVRRPARRSDALPLKALKLTPEKLAEMLLLIERGALTHNAAKQLLPDLLLSWDGTVEALVAQRNLKSGKRPGEETPASLPQEPLHDRLCSGDSDSVRQRASDAGNTLF